Sequence from the Malaciobacter pacificus genome:
ACTCTAAATTTAAGAAAAAAAATCAACCTTTCTATAAACTCATCTCTTAATTTATTATCATCAATTTTCAACCCATCTTCAATCATATGATGTAATGGGGTATTTCCATTTGAGTCTTTAATATTTACATTGATTCCACTATTTATTAATATTTTTAAAGTTTCATAATCATTATATAAAACTAAATCAAAAAGTATATTTTTCCCATCTAATCTTTTTGCATCTATATTTGGTTTTTTAGATAAGACCTTTTTTAATAAAACATCATATTTACCATCTTTTACAAAATTTATTTTATATGTATTATCTGCTTCTTTAAAACCTCGTTCAACGGCTATATATTCAACTAAATCATCAACTACAGTTTTTTCATCTATATCTTTATGATTAAGGTCTATTCCATTTTCAATTAGAAAATCTATTACCAAATAATTATCATATCCTTTAATAATCTCTTTTGATAACATTGTTCTTTCATCTAAATCTGTATAGTTTATATTTGCTCCACACTCAATTAAAAACTTAGCACTCTCTAAATCTTTTTTTTCAATAGCAATTTGTAAGGTAGTCTTTTCATCATTAACCTTGTCTATCTCAAAACCATTACTTATTAGAAGTTTCACAATTTTTGTGTAATCATAACTATCTTTTATTAATTTATATTTGCCTTTTTTTGTTCTTCTTGGTTTTTGTAAATCAATGATATGCAGGATTTCATCTAAAATATTTTTATTATTATTGTCTATAATATTTATATTTATCTCTTTTTTTATAAGAAGCTCGATTATTTCGAAATTTTTTTCACCTAAAATAACACTATTAAAAAGGACATTTTGTCCATTTTTATCGATAAAATTAACATTAATTCCATTTAAAATCAAACACTTAGCAATTTCTGGGTTTTCTAAAAGAACAGCTTCAAATAGTGCTGTTTGATTATTTGAATCTAAAACATTTAAATTTGATAAATGATTTACTATATCTTTTAATATAACAATATTTGAACCTTTTATTGCATCAAATAGTATATGATTTTTTGAATCATCATAAATTGTAAAGTCAGGATTATATTTCATTAAAATTTCAAAAATTCTATAATTACCGTTTAGTGCGCAGTCTTGAAGAGGCGTTCTATTAGAACTGTTAAATCTATTTACACTAGCTCCATTTTCTAATAAAAACCTAATCATCATTCCATCAGATTTATCTATACAATGATCTAATACAGTTTTACCATAGTTATCTTCACTATTAATATCTAAATCAAATTTTAGTAAATATCTAATTGAATCAACTTTTCTTTTGGAAACTAGAGAGAAAAGGATTGTTCTTCCTTTTTCATCTTTTTTATTTAAATCAATTCCTCTTAAAATAAATTTCTTGATTTTATTTACATCTAGTTCATCTTTTAGTAATTCATTGTAAAAGTTTTCTTCATTTGCTCTAAAAAAACCGAACACGATGTAGTTTCCTTTGTAATAAGTGTTAAAGATAATTATTTTAACTAATTTTTAATTAAATTATTTTCTTCTTCTATCATTTCTTTCATTTCTTGAACCATTTCTATTGCCTGACCGTGAGTTTCTTCGTGGTCTTCTTTTATAATCATCAAACTCTTTTTTTCGTCTAAAATTTGTTTTGAAATCAATATCTTGGACTAAATTACTTTTTAATGATTGTTCAATAAAAGAGTTAAAACTATTTCTTAGAATATAAGCCTTATCATGATCAGGGAAGAGTTCTGGAAGTTTATAAGAAATCCATAAATAAAGTGAAATCTTTTTAACTTCATCTTCAACTAAAAGTAAATCTTTTTGAGTAATATCTTTTTTATTTGGCAGTGTAATTGAAGGTTTATAGTGACAAACTTTTTTCTTAATCACACTTGCAATATAAGATTGATATGCTTGAAGTATGATAGTTGATTTTGTAGTAATTGGAGCTTGAGCAAGTAAATACTTTTCTTCTAGTTTCAAGTTTTTTCTTTGATCTACTATTTTAGCAGCTTCAATCATAGAAGATATATTAGCAGCTCTAAATGGTCCACTAAAATACATATTATCTGCAAAAAACTTTAGTACTTTTGTTAAAGAGTCTGTTTTTATGTGATTTGCTAAATTTACTAATTGATCTGCATTTATCTTAACTTTAAATGGTGGTTTAATTGTTTTAATTGGCGTTTCATACTCTTGAATAATATGTCTTAAAACATCCCTTCGTGTTGCCCCTAAAAACCCTGCTTCAAAGTGCCCATATCTTCCAGCACGACCTGCTATTTGAACTATTTCATTTACTGTAATTTTTCTTCTACTAACTCCATCAAACTTTGTATCAGTTGTAAATAATATAGTTTTAATAGGAAGATTTAAACCCATAGCAATTGCATCAGTAGCAATTAAAATATCACTTTGTTTTTCTCTAAATCTTCTAGCTTCATCACGCCTTACTTCAGGTGATAAATTTCCATAAATTACAGAAATTGAGTATTTTTTTTGAAGTTTTTGCTTTAATTTTAAAACATCACTTCTTGAAAAAGCTATTAAAGCAGTACCTGGTTCTAAATCATTTAAAGCAATATGTTTAGCCATAACTTTTAATTCATTTTTTCTTTTATGTTTTACAACTTTTAAATCTTCTTCTAAATAATCGGCTATTTTTTTAACCGCTTCAAGGGCATTTACACTTCCTGTCATAATAATCTTTTTAGCAGGACATCCAATAATTGCATTAACCCAAGCCCAACCTCTATCTGGGTCATCTAGCATTTGAACTTCATCAATAACTGCCACATCGACATCTAAATCAAAATCTAACATTTCAATAGTTGAACACACATGTGCAGCATCTTCATCAAATATTTGCTCTTCTCCAGTGATTAAAGTTGCTTCAATATTAGATGCTTTTAAATCTTCATAACCTTCTAAAGCTAGTAATCTAAGGGGAGCTAAATATAATCCACTATTAGCCTCTTTTAATTTTTGCATAGCATTATATGTTTTACCTGAATTTGTAGGTCCTACATAAAATTCTAGCTGTCTATTCATTCCTCTAGCAAGAGGGTATAAGGATTTTAAATCACAATTAAGTAGTGTTTGTAGTTGTTGTTGCCAATTTTCTTTCATAAGCGTATTATAGTTAATTGAATATAATTCCACATTAAAAAATGAAGAATTATATTAAAGGTTGAGTATGGATTGTAAATATTTTGGGAAATGTGCTTCTTGCGTTCTACATGATATGAATTATGAAGAGCAGTTAAATCACAAAATTAAAAGAGAAAAAGAGAGATTTTCTGATTTAACAACTATGGAATTTGACATAATAAAAAGTGAAGAAGAGCATTTTAGAAATAGAGCAGAATTTAGAATCTGGAAAAACTTTGATAATGAAGACAATCTAACACTTTCATATGCAATGAATGGATATGACAAAAATGTTGTTGAAATTAATGAGTGTAAAATAGTTAGCTCACATATATCTGATGTTATGCCAAAACTATTAGACAAAATCCAAAATGACCAAACTCTTTCTTTTAAAATATTTTCCATAGAGTTTTTAGGCTCTACGATAGATGATTTATTAGTAACTATGATTTATCATAGAAAACTTGACTCAACGTGGATTGAAAAAGCAAAAGAACTAGAAAAAGAATTAAATATCAAAATCATTGGTAGAAGTAGAAAACAAAAAGAGATTTTGAGTGTTGATTATATCAATGAAGAACTAGAAATTGATGGAAGAAATTATAAATTTGCCTATGAAGAAGGTGGATTTACTCAACCAAATACAAAAGTAAATATCAAAATGATTGAATGGGTTTTAGAAAATACTAGTGAGAGTTCAAGTGACCTTTGTGAGTTATATTGTGGTGGAGGGAATTTCACTATTCCTCTTAGTACAAAATTCAATAAAGTTCTAGCAACTGAGATTTCAAAAACTTCTATTAAATCAGCTCTTAGAAACTGTAGCCTAAATGAAATAGATAATATTGAGTTTATTAGAATGAGTGCCGAAGAGTTCACTGAAGCTTTAGAATTTAAAAGAGATTTTAGAAGATTAAAAGATGTTGATTTAAAAAGCTACGACTTTGACACAATATTTATGGATCCTCCAAGAGCAGGACTTGATGATATAACTAGAGATTTAGGAAAAGATTTCAATAAAATAATTTATATCTCATGTAACCCTGAAACTCTTCACAGAGATTTGCAAGAGCTTACAAAGACTCACAAAATAGTAAGGTTTGCACTATTTGATCAATTTTCTTACACAAATCATATAGAATCTGGAGTTGTATTAGAAAAAAGATAATCTACTATAAGTGAATATTAAGAATTATCTAACATTATTTAGATAAAATATAACAAATACTTTTATGTAAAGGTAAGTCATGAAAATCAATACAAATGTTTCTTCAATGGTAGCTCAAGAATCTGCAGTAAATACAAATAAAAATATAACTTCTTCTTTAGAGAAATTATCATCTGGTTTAAGAATTAATAAAGCATCAGATGATGCTTCAGGTTTAGCAATTGCTGATAAATTAAGAACTCAAGTTACATCTTTAAATCAATCAGTTGATAATGGTAACTCTGCAGTTGCTATGTTACAAATTGCAGATAAAGCAATGGCAGAACAATCTAATATTTTAGACACTGTTAAAGCTAAATTAATTCAAGCTTCTACAGATACTACTTCTACTGAAGGTAGAGAAGCTATTAGACAAGATATTTCTAAACTTTTAAACCAGTTAGATAACATTGCAAAACAAACAAACTATAATGGTAGACAATTAATTTCTGCTGCTAACGGTACAGCTGCATCTTCTAACCACGTTTTCCAATTAGGTGAAAAATCTGGTAATGTTATTAGTGCTGCGTCTATTACGGCTAATACTACTGGTTTAGCAATGACTACCTTAAAAGGTTTAGCTGCAAATGCTTTAAGTTTATCAGCTGCTGCAAATCAACAATCAAAAGTTGATGCTGCTATTACTAAATTAAATAGTTATAGATCTACTGTGG
This genomic interval carries:
- a CDS encoding flagellin — its product is MKINTNVSSMVAQESAVNTNKNITSSLEKLSSGLRINKASDDASGLAIADKLRTQVTSLNQSVDNGNSAVAMLQIADKAMAEQSNILDTVKAKLIQASTDTTSTEGREAIRQDISKLLNQLDNIAKQTNYNGRQLISAANGTAASSNHVFQLGEKSGNVISAASITANTTGLAMTTLKGLAANALSLSAAANQQSKVDAAITKLNSYRSTVGSTQNQVESAVRNLMTASTNISAAESVIRDVDYAAESANFNKQNIISQAGSYAISQANNVSQNVLRLLQ
- a CDS encoding ankyrin repeat domain-containing protein, which codes for MFGFFRANEENFYNELLKDELDVNKIKKFILRGIDLNKKDEKGRTILFSLVSKRKVDSIRYLLKFDLDINSEDNYGKTVLDHCIDKSDGMMIRFLLENGASVNRFNSSNRTPLQDCALNGNYRIFEILMKYNPDFTIYDDSKNHILFDAIKGSNIVILKDIVNHLSNLNVLDSNNQTALFEAVLLENPEIAKCLILNGINVNFIDKNGQNVLFNSVILGEKNFEIIELLIKKEININIIDNNNKNILDEILHIIDLQKPRRTKKGKYKLIKDSYDYTKIVKLLISNGFEIDKVNDEKTTLQIAIEKKDLESAKFLIECGANINYTDLDERTMLSKEIIKGYDNYLVIDFLIENGIDLNHKDIDEKTVVDDLVEYIAVERGFKEADNTYKINFVKDGKYDVLLKKVLSKKPNIDAKRLDGKNILFDLVLYNDYETLKILINSGINVNIKDSNGNTPLHHMIEDGLKIDDNKLRDEFIERLIFFLKFRVNVDIQDNEGRTVFHKSVIADDLRVTEKLLTKKANLSLKDKHGRTALHHTQWNGSYKIARWLIAAGADMNIPDKSGFTLLNYAAILGHIKLVMTLIASGVLMYNKNPKNKKVAKFFKEKEPNLNELLKNNISDDKMRKALNDVVENLRNEINEAL
- a CDS encoding helicase-related protein; translated protein: MKENWQQQLQTLLNCDLKSLYPLARGMNRQLEFYVGPTNSGKTYNAMQKLKEANSGLYLAPLRLLALEGYEDLKASNIEATLITGEEQIFDEDAAHVCSTIEMLDFDLDVDVAVIDEVQMLDDPDRGWAWVNAIIGCPAKKIIMTGSVNALEAVKKIADYLEEDLKVVKHKRKNELKVMAKHIALNDLEPGTALIAFSRSDVLKLKQKLQKKYSISVIYGNLSPEVRRDEARRFREKQSDILIATDAIAMGLNLPIKTILFTTDTKFDGVSRRKITVNEIVQIAGRAGRYGHFEAGFLGATRRDVLRHIIQEYETPIKTIKPPFKVKINADQLVNLANHIKTDSLTKVLKFFADNMYFSGPFRAANISSMIEAAKIVDQRKNLKLEEKYLLAQAPITTKSTIILQAYQSYIASVIKKKVCHYKPSITLPNKKDITQKDLLLVEDEVKKISLYLWISYKLPELFPDHDKAYILRNSFNSFIEQSLKSNLVQDIDFKTNFRRKKEFDDYKRRPRRNSRSGNRNGSRNERNDRRRK
- the trmA gene encoding tRNA (uridine(54)-C5)-methyltransferase TrmA, which gives rise to MDCKYFGKCASCVLHDMNYEEQLNHKIKREKERFSDLTTMEFDIIKSEEEHFRNRAEFRIWKNFDNEDNLTLSYAMNGYDKNVVEINECKIVSSHISDVMPKLLDKIQNDQTLSFKIFSIEFLGSTIDDLLVTMIYHRKLDSTWIEKAKELEKELNIKIIGRSRKQKEILSVDYINEELEIDGRNYKFAYEEGGFTQPNTKVNIKMIEWVLENTSESSSDLCELYCGGGNFTIPLSTKFNKVLATEISKTSIKSALRNCSLNEIDNIEFIRMSAEEFTEALEFKRDFRRLKDVDLKSYDFDTIFMDPPRAGLDDITRDLGKDFNKIIYISCNPETLHRDLQELTKTHKIVRFALFDQFSYTNHIESGVVLEKR